TCCTCAATATAAATCTTTTGATTCTTAATACGGATATGCACCTGAATATTCCTATATTTCCTCTCCCCTTGCCAACCCATTAAAAACCAAAAATACTGATCGTGAACATCATCAAAAACTAGACAACTCTCTCTTTCTCTAATATTAGAATTAGTAGCCCAGCTATGATACTCAGTCAAGATCTTTTTGATGACATCACGATACTTATCTAATCTATCCATTGTAAGATTTCCTCCTGCATTGTATTCACAACCAACAACTAACCTCAACCACAATTTTTTTGCCCTGTCGTTCGGCAGCGATCGGCTTTTCAGCAGCCAAATCAGCAAACAAATCCACATCTTTATAGCGAATCAGATAAGGATCAGCCGTGATCATCCAGCCATCTTTGATAAGAGCATTTTTAACTGCTTCATGATAAATGTCTTTGGCTGGCATAGCAATAAAAGCAAGAAAAGATGGTAAACAAGCTCAATCCAATCCCATTATAGATACTTGTTACAGCAATTTGTGAGGTGCGATCGCTATACCTATACACAAATCAGCAAGCAATCAAGCGATCGCACATATGCATAGAACAAAAGTCGCCTTAGCTGACGTACTGTAAGAGGTAAATGTAATGCCAATGTACGGAAACACGCACCCTTTAGCGAGGTAGAACCGATCCCGTTTAAAAGCCTTACGCTCTAAGATATTCACAGACGTTGAAACTACAGGAGGTAACTGGCGATGCAACCAACTAATCCCAATCAATTTACCGAAAAAGCATGGGCAGCGATCGCAAGGACACCCGATGTGGTGAAAGCGGCTCAGCAGCAGCAAATTGAACCCGAACATTTACTCAAGGCTCTCCTAGAAGAAGAAGGGCTAGCAGCTAGTATCTTTAGTAAAGTGGGGATCAATATTCAAAAATTGCGCGATCGCACTGATGAATTTATTAACCGTCAGCCCAAAGTATCAAGTTCTAATAGCTCTGTATATTTGGGCAAAAATTTAGAAGTATTGTTTGATCGTGCTGAAAAGGAACGTAAAAGTTTTGGCGATGATTTTATCTCGATTGAACATATCCTCTTGCCCTACTGCAAAGACGATCGCTTCGGCAAACCTCTCTATCAGGAAATGGGACTCGATGAGGCAAAACTCCGTAATGTGATTCAGCAAGTAAGAGGCAACCAAAAAGTGACCGATCAAACCCCCGAAAATAAATATGAAGCGCTTACAAAATATGGGCGTGATCTCACAGAATTAGCCCGTGAAGGCAAACTCGATCCCGTGATTGGACGCGATGACGAAATCCGCCGCACGATTCAGATTTTGTCACGACGCACCAAAAACAATCCCGTTCTCATTGGTGAACCAGGGGTGGGTAAAACAGCGATCGCTGAAGGTTTGGCGCAACGCATTCTCAGTGGTGATGTACCTGAATCACTGCAAGGTCGTAAGTTAATCGCTCTGGATATGGGCGGACTGATTGCAGGGGCAAAATATCGTGGTGAATTTGAAGAAAGACTAAAAGCCGTTCTGAAGGAAGTTACAGAATCAAGCGGTCAATTCATTCTCTTTATCGATGAAATCCATACCGTCGTTGGTGCGGGAGCCACACAGGGAGCCATGGATGCAGGTAACTTGCTGAAGCCAATGCTAGCTCGCGGTGAGTTGCGCTGTATTGGTGCAACGACATTGGATGAATATCGTAAATATATTGAGAAAGATGCCGCCCTTGAGCGCCGTTTCCAACAGGTTTATATTGATCAACCCAATGTCGAAGATACAATCTCAATTTTGCGTGGTTTGCGCGATCGCTACGAGTTACATCATGGCGTAAAAATTTCTGACAATGCGTTGGTAGCAGCCGCAACGCTTTCTAATCGCTATATTAGCGATCGCTTCTTGCCAGACAAAGCGATCGATCTCGTTGATGAAGCCGCCGCTAAGCTAAAAATGGAAATCACCTCTCAACCCGAAGCCCTTGATGAAATTAATCGCAAGGTGATTCAGCTTGAAATGGAATGTCTCTCACTCAAAAAAGAAAATGATCGTGAGTCTTTAGATCGTCTAGAAAAACTGAACAAAGAACTAGGAGACTTAAAGGAAGAGCAAACCACCCTCAAGGCACAATGGGAAGCGGAGAAACAGGTGATCGATAATATTCGCAAACTCAAGGAATCCATTGAGCATGTGAATGTGGAAATCCAACAAGCTGAGCGTGACTACGATCTGAATAAAGCTGCGGAACTCAAATATGGCAAGCTTACTGATTTACAGCGCCAATTAGAAGTTGCTGAGGTCAATCTTGAAGAAGCGAAAACTTCAGGGCGATCGCTATTGCGTCAAGAAGTTACAGAAGAAGACATTGCGGAGATTATCTCGAAATGGTCAGGCATTCCGATCAGTAAGCTAGTGGAATCTGAGAAAGAGAAGCTGCTGCAATTGGAAGATGTGCTACACGATCGCGTCGTTGGTCAAGAAGAAGCCGTCACTGCGATCGCAGATGCCATTCAACGTTCCCGTGCAGGACTCGCCGATCCCAATCGTCCGATCGCTAGCTTTATCTTCTTAGGTCCCACTGGTGTTGGTAAAACTGAATTAGCCAAAGCGCTCGCCGCCTATCTCTTCGATACCGAAGACTCGATGGTGCGGATCGACATGTCGGAATATATGGAGAAACATAGCGTTTCCCGTTTGGTGGGCGCACCTCCCGGCTATGTCGGTTACGAAGAAGGTGGACAATTAACCGAAGCAGTGCGTCGTCGTCCCTATGCCGTAATTCTCTTTGATGAAATCGAGAAAGCACATCCCGATGTATTTAACATTATGTTACAAATCCTTGATGATGGTCGCGTTACCGATTCCCAAGGTCGCACCGTTGATTTTAAGAACTCGATTATCATCATGACCAGTAACGTCGGTTCGCAGTTTATTCTTGATATTGCTGGCGATGACTCTAAATATGAAGAAATGCGCGATCGGGTGATGGAATCTATGCGATCGAGCTTCCGTCCCGAGTTCTTAAATCGTATTGATGAAATTGTGATCTTCCATGCTTTACGTCGTGATGAACTCCGCCGTATTGTGAAGCTGCAAGTCCAGCGTTTAGAACAACGTTTAGGCGATCGCCGCATGACCTTGAAAATTGCTGATGCTGCTCTAGATTTCATTGCGGAAGTTGGCTACGATCCAGTTTATGGAGCGCGTCCACTGAAGCGAATCATCCAGCGTCAACTGGAAACCCAAATCGCAAAAGGAATCCTACGCGGCGACTATAGCGACGGCGACACCATCTTTGTCGATATTGAAAACGAGCGTCTCGCCTTCAAACGACTTTCAAACGATTTGATTACTGTTTCCTAAAAGAGAAGGGGCGCAATGCGCCCCTTCTCTTTGTTTTTGTCTTAGAATACTTTTAAGCAGAGTTATGGTTAACACATGGTTATCACCGTTTCACCACCAGAAGTACAACCTTTAACTTCATCAGTTACCGCAGTAGCGAGACAAGGTGAAAATCGAGTTGCGCTACGAGGAATTAGCTGGCTGTCATACCAACAGATTCTTAATGCTCTACCACAGAGTCGCGCTGCACGGCTTACCTACGATCGCGGCATCCTTGAGATTACTATGCCATTAATTAAACATGAATTTTCACGATGCTTAATTGAAGTTTTTATTAGGATTTTAGTTATGGAACTAGGGATGAAGCTCAAAACAATGGGATCAACCACGATGGATTGTGAAGATTTGCAACGTGGTGCTGAGCCAGACTGTGCTTACTACATCCAGAATCAACCGAAAGTTGCAGGAAAAACTGTTGATTTTAGCCAAGATCCCCCGCCCGATCTCGTAGTTGAAGTGGATATTACTCACACTGATATTGATAAAAATAGGCTTTATGCTAGCCTTGGTGTCCCTGAATTTTGGCGATATAATGGACAAGAATTAAAGATTTATACATTACAGGAATCAGAACAGGAATCTCAATATGTAGAGTGCGATCGCAGTCCTACCTTTCCTTGGATGCAAAAGGAATATTTATATAACTTTCTCGAAGAAGCACAACAAGACGAGATTGCTGCTGAAGTTAAGTTTCGTGATTTTGTCAAAACTAATGGTACTGGGCTACAGCCCAGCACCATTAGTTAAAAGCGTCCTGATCGCACTGCATTAGCGAGATCTGTCAAAACTTCAACAGTGGTCTCAAAGTTAATGCAACCATCGGTAATACTCTTGCCATATTCCAATTTTGACAATTCTTTCAAAGGTTGCTTGCCTCGATTGAGATGACTTTCGAGCATGATGCCAACAATATGTTCTGAGCCATTACGCACCTGCTCAGCGATATCTTGCAGTACAGTTGGCTGAAGATTGTAATCTTGTCCACTATTGTCGTGACTGCAATCAATCATCATGTAAGGCAGTAGCTTGCGATCGCTAAGACGATGGGCGATCGCCTCTACATGAACGTTGTCATAATTAGGCCCCTGTTTACCGCCACGTAAGACGATATGTCCATCAGGATTGCCTGTCGTCGTGACAATGCTTGCCATACCTTCGTTATTGACACCCAGAAAACGGTGGGGCTGACGTGCTGACAATAGGGCGTTAATCGCTACATCAATGCTGCCATCAGTGCCATTTTTAAAACCCACAGGCATCGATAAGCCAGAGGACATTTCGCGGTGAGTTTGGCTCTCAGTTGTCCGTGCCCCGATCGCTGTCCAAGAGATCAGATCAGCAAGATACTGTGGCACAATCGGATCAAGCAGTTCGGTAGCACTGGGTAAGCCCAACTTCGCCACATCCAGCAATAGCCCCCGCGCCATGCGGATACCGTAATTAATATCAAATGTACCGTTGAGATGTGGATCGTTGATCAGCCCTTTCCAGCCCACTGTAGTGCGTGGCTTCTCGAAATAAACACGCATCACAATTTCGAGGGCATCGCTGACCTGATCGCGGAATTTGGCTAACTTTTCGGCATACTCACGGGCTGCTTTGACATCGTGAATTGAGCAAGGTCCAACTACCACCAATAAACGGCGATCGCTACCATTCAAAATATTTCTGATTCTGGCTCTCGCATTCGAGACTACCTTCGCGATCGCGGGGGTAATTGGTAATTCTGTTTTTACCTCGACGGGTGCTAATAGTGGGCAAGTTTCGACCACATGCAGATCGCTGGTCTTAAGTTGCTCTAAATTTTCATCTAATACTGATATTCCTTGCCCAGATTTCTGGGCGCTATCGGTTGATGACACGCTATTGAACTCCATATAAATATCTACTTATACTTTAGCCTCCCAGTGGGGCAAAAGTATCCTAGGGATGGACTTTTGTTACAACAATCTAAAAAACTATCTCTAGTCCTAATTTGCACAGATACTTACAGAATATTCTTAAGGAACATTCAGCGATGAAATTACCTTTGTATATCGTTCTATAGCAATGTAAGTTTTGCTTAGGACATAAAACCCAAAAGATGGGTGGCGGCGCGAAGCGCCGCCACTCATCTTTTGGGTTTTGATTTGTCCTATCTATCTCTTGCGTTGCTATATTTTTGTTTAACGTGAGTTCGATATAGCCATTTGTTTAGTCTCGCGATCTCTTAAACTATTTACTTCTATCCATTACTACCAATTGTCATTGGTTCGCATTGCGTTGTGATAGGTAAGGTCAAAGGAAATTCTCCTAAGCTGACCTACTTTAGAGCGTGTTTGAGAAGTCTCTTATTTAGCTTTAGCGTAAATTTCTGTTTTTACCCCCTCTAACTCCCCCTTTACAAGGGGGAGTTAGAGGGGGTAAAAACTTCTCAAACACGCTCTTATTCTCTGTCGATACACGAACATTTAGGAGTGCTATATAGCAAAGCAAGTTTTGCTTAAGACATAAAACCGAAGAAGTGAGGGGCAGTGCAAAGCGCCGCCCCTCACTTCTTCGGTTTTGGTTTATACTAGCTAACTCTTTTTTTGTTATAGGATCGATAATAAGTTAAATATCCGTCAAGAATTAAAAATAACAACGTATGTTATCAGCCTACCGTGATCATGTTGCCGAACGCGCTCAGCAAGGGATTCCGCCTTTGCCTTTGAATGCTCAGCAAACCTCGGAGCTTTGTGAGCTATTGCAAAATCCCCCCACAGGCGAAGAGGAATTTTTATTATCGTTACTGCGCGATCGCATTCCCCCAGGAGTCGATCAAGCAGCCTATGTCAAAGCAGGATGGCTAACAGCGATCGCTAAGGGTGAACATACATCACCTCTCGTTTCGCCATTATATGCAGTGGAACTGCTTGGTACAATGGTGGGCGGTTATAACGTGCAGACCTTGATTGATTTGTTAACTAATGACCAATTGGGTGATCTCGCCGCCACAGCTTTAAAGAAAACCCTGTTAGTATTTGATGCGTTTAACCAAGTTTTAGACCTATCTAAGGCTAATGCTAGAGCGCGATCGGTGATTGAGTCATGGGCTGCTGCCGAATGGTTTACTAGTCGTCCTGTATTGCCTGAAACTGTAACTGTGACAGTTTTTAAAGTCACAGGTGAAATCAATACTGATGACTTCTCACCTGCTTCTCAAGCTTTCTCTCGCCCCGACATTCCTCTACACGCTCTAAGCATGTTGGAATCAATGATGCCTGAAGGTTTGCAAAAGATTGCAGAACTCAAGCAAAAAGGACATCCCATAGCCTTCGTTGGTGATGTTGTAGGTACAGGTTCTTCGCGCAAATCAGCGATTAACTCGGTATTATGGCACATTGGCAATGATATTCCGTTTATTCCCAATAAGCGATCGGGTGGTGTGATTATCGGTAGCACGATCGCCCCGATTTTCTTTAATACTGCTGAAGATGCGGGAGCCTTACCAATTCAGTGTGATGTCTCGAAGTTGGGAATGGGTGACGTAATTACGATTCACACTCGTGATGGCAAAATTACCAACGCCGCAGGAGAAACCCTCTCTACTTTCAACCTCACTCCTGACACGATCGCGGATGAAGTTCGCGCAGGTGGACGGATTCCCCTCCTAATTGGACGCAGTTTAACTGCCAAAACTCGCCATGCGATCGGGCTTCCCGCCAGCGATGTATTTATCCTTCCATCTACTCCTGCGGACACTGGTAAAGGCTATACCCTCGCCCAAAAGATGGTCGGTAAAGCTTGCGGCGTAGTTGGTGTGCGCCCCTATACTTCCTGTGAACCACTGATGACCACCGTTGGTTCTCAGGATACAACTGGCCCGATGACCCGTGATGAGTTGCAAGAGCTTGCTTGCCTAGGGTTTAGTGCTGACTTGGTAATTCAGAGTTTCTGTCACACGGCAGCTTATCCCAAGCCCACCGACATTAAGACCCATAAGGAACTTCCTGATTTCTTTTCTAATCGTGGCGGTGTGGCTCTGCGTCCCAATGACGGCATTATCCACTCTTGGCTAAATCGGATGCTCTTGCCTGATACCGTTGGTACTGGTGGCGATTCCCATACTCGTTTTCCATTAGGCATTTCTTTCCCCGCAGGTTCAGGGCTAGTCGCCTTCGCTGCGGCTCTTGGCATTATGCCTTTGGATATGCCTGAATCTGTACTAGTGCGCTTCTCTGGTGAATTGCAAGCGGGTGTTACCCTGCGCGATGTCGTCAATGCGATTCCCTATATCGCCATTCAAAGAGGTTTGCTGACGGTCGAGAAGAAGAACAAAAAAAATGTCTTTGCAGGTCGGATTATGGAAATTGAAGGTTTACCCGATCTCAAAGTAGAGCAAGCCTTTGAACTCACCGATGCCACTGCCGAGCGTTCCTGCTCTGGTAGCACCATTAAGCTCAGTACTG
This genomic stretch from Pseudanabaena galeata CCNP1313 harbors:
- the clpB gene encoding ATP-dependent chaperone ClpB, with protein sequence MQPTNPNQFTEKAWAAIARTPDVVKAAQQQQIEPEHLLKALLEEEGLAASIFSKVGINIQKLRDRTDEFINRQPKVSSSNSSVYLGKNLEVLFDRAEKERKSFGDDFISIEHILLPYCKDDRFGKPLYQEMGLDEAKLRNVIQQVRGNQKVTDQTPENKYEALTKYGRDLTELAREGKLDPVIGRDDEIRRTIQILSRRTKNNPVLIGEPGVGKTAIAEGLAQRILSGDVPESLQGRKLIALDMGGLIAGAKYRGEFEERLKAVLKEVTESSGQFILFIDEIHTVVGAGATQGAMDAGNLLKPMLARGELRCIGATTLDEYRKYIEKDAALERRFQQVYIDQPNVEDTISILRGLRDRYELHHGVKISDNALVAAATLSNRYISDRFLPDKAIDLVDEAAAKLKMEITSQPEALDEINRKVIQLEMECLSLKKENDRESLDRLEKLNKELGDLKEEQTTLKAQWEAEKQVIDNIRKLKESIEHVNVEIQQAERDYDLNKAAELKYGKLTDLQRQLEVAEVNLEEAKTSGRSLLRQEVTEEDIAEIISKWSGIPISKLVESEKEKLLQLEDVLHDRVVGQEEAVTAIADAIQRSRAGLADPNRPIASFIFLGPTGVGKTELAKALAAYLFDTEDSMVRIDMSEYMEKHSVSRLVGAPPGYVGYEEGGQLTEAVRRRPYAVILFDEIEKAHPDVFNIMLQILDDGRVTDSQGRTVDFKNSIIIMTSNVGSQFILDIAGDDSKYEEMRDRVMESMRSSFRPEFLNRIDEIVIFHALRRDELRRIVKLQVQRLEQRLGDRRMTLKIADAALDFIAEVGYDPVYGARPLKRIIQRQLETQIAKGILRGDYSDGDTIFVDIENERLAFKRLSNDLITVS
- a CDS encoding Uma2 family endonuclease, with translation MVITVSPPEVQPLTSSVTAVARQGENRVALRGISWLSYQQILNALPQSRAARLTYDRGILEITMPLIKHEFSRCLIEVFIRILVMELGMKLKTMGSTTMDCEDLQRGAEPDCAYYIQNQPKVAGKTVDFSQDPPPDLVVEVDITHTDIDKNRLYASLGVPEFWRYNGQELKIYTLQESEQESQYVECDRSPTFPWMQKEYLYNFLEEAQQDEIAAEVKFRDFVKTNGTGLQPSTIS
- the acnB gene encoding bifunctional aconitate hydratase 2/2-methylisocitrate dehydratase, with amino-acid sequence MLSAYRDHVAERAQQGIPPLPLNAQQTSELCELLQNPPTGEEEFLLSLLRDRIPPGVDQAAYVKAGWLTAIAKGEHTSPLVSPLYAVELLGTMVGGYNVQTLIDLLTNDQLGDLAATALKKTLLVFDAFNQVLDLSKANARARSVIESWAAAEWFTSRPVLPETVTVTVFKVTGEINTDDFSPASQAFSRPDIPLHALSMLESMMPEGLQKIAELKQKGHPIAFVGDVVGTGSSRKSAINSVLWHIGNDIPFIPNKRSGGVIIGSTIAPIFFNTAEDAGALPIQCDVSKLGMGDVITIHTRDGKITNAAGETLSTFNLTPDTIADEVRAGGRIPLLIGRSLTAKTRHAIGLPASDVFILPSTPADTGKGYTLAQKMVGKACGVVGVRPYTSCEPLMTTVGSQDTTGPMTRDELQELACLGFSADLVIQSFCHTAAYPKPTDIKTHKELPDFFSNRGGVALRPNDGIIHSWLNRMLLPDTVGTGGDSHTRFPLGISFPAGSGLVAFAAALGIMPLDMPESVLVRFSGELQAGVTLRDVVNAIPYIAIQRGLLTVEKKNKKNVFAGRIMEIEGLPDLKVEQAFELTDATAERSCSGSTIKLSTETVAEYLRSNIALMKNMIARGYSDPKTLLRRIAKMEEWLANPVLMEADPDAEYAEIIEIDLNEIKEPIVAAPNDPDNVKLLSEVAGDRVDEVFIGSCMTNIGHYRAAAKVLEKEAAVKARLWVAPPTRMDEFQLKEEGIYSTFGVAGARTEVPGCSLCMGNQARVGDGTTVFSTSTRNFNNRMGKDAQVYLGSAELAAVCALLGKIPTVEEYQAIVTKKIDPFASDLYRYLNFDQIANFEDQGRVIPLDQMPRIEDILGMPVGAK
- a CDS encoding 3-deoxy-7-phosphoheptulonate synthase, which translates into the protein MEFNSVSSTDSAQKSGQGISVLDENLEQLKTSDLHVVETCPLLAPVEVKTELPITPAIAKVVSNARARIRNILNGSDRRLLVVVGPCSIHDVKAAREYAEKLAKFRDQVSDALEIVMRVYFEKPRTTVGWKGLINDPHLNGTFDINYGIRMARGLLLDVAKLGLPSATELLDPIVPQYLADLISWTAIGARTTESQTHREMSSGLSMPVGFKNGTDGSIDVAINALLSARQPHRFLGVNNEGMASIVTTTGNPDGHIVLRGGKQGPNYDNVHVEAIAHRLSDRKLLPYMMIDCSHDNSGQDYNLQPTVLQDIAEQVRNGSEHIVGIMLESHLNRGKQPLKELSKLEYGKSITDGCINFETTVEVLTDLANAVRSGRF
- a CDS encoding XisI protein, which codes for MDRLDKYRDVIKKILTEYHSWATNSNIRERESCLVFDDVHDQYFWFLMGWQGERKYRNIQVHIRIKNQKIYIEDDWTEEGIANELLTEGIPKSDIVLAFHDPETRKLTEFAVA